DNA from Amorphoplanes friuliensis DSM 7358:
GCCGCTCACGTCCACACCGGCGAGCTCGGGCGGGTCGAGGTCGAGCCGCACCCCGAGGACGATCAGCCCGGCCAGCGACCCCTTGGCCAGATGGGTGTCGAGCTCGGCACGGGACTCGATCTCAAAAGCGGTGGCATCGAACGGGACGTCGCCGCCGAAGACGGACTGCAGGGGATCACCGGGCATCACCGTAGGGTAGTCAGCGTGAAAAACGCGTCCGGATCGCTGTTCGGGTTGGCGTACGGGGACTCGCTCGGGAAGCCGACGGAGTTCCAGGACTACGCGACCATCGTCACCGAGTACGGGCCCGGTGGCCCGCAGCGGCTGGAAGGCAACCCGGCGCTGGTGACCGACGACACGCAGATGATGCTCGCGGTCGGCGAAGCGCTGCTGGCGGCCGGTGACCTCACGCCCGGAAGCTTCGAGCCGGTGCTGCGGCAGGCGTTCCTCGACTGGGCGATCAGCCCCGACAACAACCGCGCACCGGGCATGACCTGCCTCCGTGCCTGCGGAGAACTGTCGGACGGCCGCCCCTGGCAGCAGGCGTCCCAGATTCACTCGAAGGGCTGCGGCGCCAACATGCGCGTCACCCCCGTCGGGCTGATCCCCGGACTGACCGACGAGCAGCGCTCAGGAGCCGCGCAGCTCCAGGCCGGACTGACCCACGGACACGCGACGGGGCTCGCGGCGAGTGAGTTGACCGCTTTCGGCGTACGGTGGCTGGCCGACGGTCTCGCACCGCAAGATCTGCTGGCCCGGCTG
Protein-coding regions in this window:
- a CDS encoding ADP-ribosylglycohydrolase family protein is translated as MKNASGSLFGLAYGDSLGKPTEFQDYATIVTEYGPGGPQRLEGNPALVTDDTQMMLAVGEALLAAGDLTPGSFEPVLRQAFLDWAISPDNNRAPGMTCLRACGELSDGRPWQQASQIHSKGCGANMRVTPVGLIPGLTDEQRSGAAQLQAGLTHGHATGLAASELTAFGVRWLADGLAPQDLLARLRDHCADQRKVYHHEWLGDLWQRPTIETPEEFISRGWDESAAALDRVGAALDRGDYTGDPCLATGAGWIAEEALATALYCYLISPDEPVAVLGRGAASSGDSDSIACLAGGFAGAALGLAAWPAAWQEQIEYTDRLSALGTAWD